The genomic interval TGCGCGGTGTCCAGCTGATGGGGGCCGACGTGGTCGAGGTGGCACCGCCCTTCGATCCGACGGGCGGGACCTCCCTGATCGCCGCTACCGTCTTGTATGAGTTGCTCTGTCTGATCACCGAGGCGATGAGTGGCCGGAGGGAATAGGCCTCGTCGTCATGGTGGTCGCGAGCCGGCAGTTCAGGACCGCTCAGACCGGCATCAATCCCTTCGAGAAGCCGTCGGCGTTGGTCGCCACTGGACCATTCTCGGCGAGCCGGAATCCCATGTACCTGTGCATGGTTCTCATCTTGCTCGGGGCGGCGATCGCTTGGGGCACCATGTCACCGTTCCTCATTCTTCCGCCGTTCGTCCTGGTCCTCTCGAGGCGATTCATCTCTGTGGAGGAGGCCGCCATGAGTGAGGCGTTCGGAGCGGAGTACGAGGAGTACAAGAAGCGAGTGCGGCGCTGGATCTAGGGCAGCCCCGCCGCAGTCGCAGAAGGACGTCATGCCGAGCTATCTACTAATCGCGAACCCCTCGTCCGGTCGGGGCCAGGGCCGGCGCCGGGCAGAGGCGCTGCGGTCCGCCCTGCCCGATGCGGGCCGTGTCGAGGTCGTCGAGACCACTCACCGCGGCGCCGCCACGGAGCTCGCTGCCAAGCACGCCCACGAGGTGGATCGCTTGATCGCCGTTGGTGGTGACGGGACGCTGAACGAGGTTCTCTGCGGGCTGATGCGTACGGGGCGCGAGGCGCATGATCTACCCGAGCTCGGCTTCCTGCCTTCCGGTACGGCGAACGCGGCCGCCCGAGCCTTCGGGCTGGCATCCGATCCGGCCGTCGTCGGGAGGTCGCTCGCGCGGGCGGTGTCTCGGCCGGTCGACGTGGGCGTCGTAAGCCACGCCGGTGGCGAGCGGGCCTTCCTCTTGTGGTTCGGAGCAGGCTACGATGCCGTGGTGATTCGAGCCCTCAACGAGACGCGTACGGGCCTCATGGGCATGTCCGGCCTGTTGGGCAAGGCGCCCAGGGTTGTGTCCGCACTGGCGGGGTACGGTGCGCCGCGAATCGACGCGGAGGTGGAGGGATCGTCCTTTGGTATTTGGTCCAGTGTCGTCGTTACCAACGTCAAGGAGATCGCCTTCGGAGGCGTTCTCGCACAGGACGCGGACCCGTTCGACGGACAGTTCGATGTCGTGGGGATTCCGCAGGCAGGCGTCCCCGGCCTGGTTCGCCTCGTTGCGCGGATGCTTACGTCGAGCCTCGCCGGGGCGGAGGGCGTCCGACATCGGACGGCTACCCGAGTCACTCTGAGATCGGAGGGAGAGGTGCCGTTTCACCTCGACGGGGAGCCTGTAGGCATCTTGCCCGCAGTCGCTACTCTCAGGTGCGGCGCGGTCCGCTTTCTGAAGACATGAGGACTCAGTGGCAGGCCGTCTGCACGTGTACGGAATCACGAAGCCTCAGCGATAGCGCCGTGCTCCGGCGAGAGGCTGCTAGCGCTAGCTTCCCGGTCCGTCTCCCAGCCGCCTCAAGGCGTTCTCCCGCACCACCTGAGCGCTGCCGACCGGCACCCGCACGTACGTGTTTCGGCTCGGTGGGGTCACGCCGCTGATGAACTCGGGGTTCAGGCGCGTGATCTCCTCCTGGCTCGTGCCCGCAGCGCGTGCAACCGCTGCCAAGGAGGTGCTGGCCGCAACGAGCACGCGATCGAACACAAACGGATCGGGCTGGGGCTTCTCGTATCCGTGCGCCTCTGGGTCGGCCGCGACGACCACGGCTCCGAGAAACTTCGGCACGAAGTCGCGGGTCTCGGCTGGCAGATGATGGCGGATGGCCCAGTAGAGGCTGTCCGAGAGAACCGCCCCGGGCGCTCGCCGCTCGAGGATGCCACGAATACGGTCCGGCCCCGCGTTGTACGCCGCTAGCGCGAGGAACCATGATCCGAAGTCGGTGCGCAGCCGACCGAGGAAACTGGCGGCGGCTTCGGTGGACTTGAATGGATCGCGGCGCTCGTCGACGAGCCGGCTGACCTCCATGTCGAAGTCGCGGGCGGTCGGTTCCATGAATTGCCAGAGCCCCACTGCGCTCGCTGTGCTGACTGCGGAGGGGTTATACCCGCTTTCCAGGATCGGCAGGAATCGGAGGGACCAAGGGAGCTCGTGCGCAGCGAGCACCGCATCGACGTTGTCTTCGAACCACGTCATCCGTTCCAGATAGGTCGGGAGCCACTTGGAGTGCGTGGTCTCCCAGAAGCGCACCCACCGCCCGACTTCGGCCAGGAACTCGGGGTCCCGGAACATCGGCGAAGCGAGTAGCTCGTCCGCCATTTCCGTGAGGCTCGCCGCCACGATGGAACTCTGAGGTGGCGCCACGATCGGCTCCGCCGCGGCAACCGCGGTGACCTCGTCCGGGTGAGCGCCGTAGAGCCCGACCGTGACGGCACACACGATGGATGCGAACAGCAGGAGCGTAAGGCCGGGACTGCCCCTTCCGTTCCACGCCTCGTCCGTTGCCTGCCTGTGATCCATCGATTCGCCCCACGCGTGTAGTCGTGCGCTTGGTCTCTCCAGTTGGATGCCCCTTACCGCGTTCGGGTTGCGATGGGTTGCCCTGCCAGAGCCGTCCGGGCCGCGATTGCGAGGCGCTGAGCTCGGCGGCACTTTCCTCCTTCTCGATCCACGAAGTCGCTGACGGAGAAGTGAAGAATGCAGAGATCGATTAGAGTGGGGGCGGTCATCCTGCTAGTGATCCTAGGGCTCGGCCTGAGATGGCGCTTGGGATCTGACGAGGGTGGCACCCCTGGTGCCACCGGTACCGGCGGTGGCGTACCGACGTTCACCGTCGATCCGTCGTGGCCGCTCGAGATGCCCAACAGGTGGATCATGGGCGCCGTGACCGCAGTCTTCGTGGACGCGCAGGATCACGTCTGGGTCACCCACCTCCCCGAGACGCTCACGCCCGAGGAGATCTCGGTCGTACAGGATCCGCCGCTCGGAACGTGCTGCGTGCCCGCTCCCATCGTGATCGAGTTCGACGCGCAGGGCAACGTGATCCAGGGATGGGGTGACCCCGCTACGCAGGATATCTCCGAGTTCCCGAGGAACGCGCACGGGCTGTTCATCGACCACAATGACTTCGTGTGGATCGGTACGTTTCGGCATCACCGCGTGATGAAGTTCACGCGTAGCGGAGAGCTGGTGATGCAGATCGGGGAATACGAGGTGAACGCGGGCAGCAACGACGAGAGCCTTCTCGGGGGGCCGGCGGGGATCTGGGTCGATCCTTCGACGAACGAGGTCTTCATCGCGGACGGGTACAGGAATCGCCGCGTGATCGTGTTCGACGGCGAAACGGGGGCCTACCTACGTCACTGGGGTGCGTACGGGGACCGGCCTGACGACGCGTACGAGTACGGCGATCGCGATCCGGCCGGCCCACCCCCGCGTCAGTTCTCTACCGTTCACGGTCTCATGGGCTCGAACGATGGACTCATCTACGTGGCCGATCGTCGCGGCAACCGCATCCAGGTGTTTCGGCAAAGCGGAGAGTTCGTCACGGAGAAGATCATTGCTCCTGAGACCCGGGCATCGGGCTCCGCGTTCGTCGTTGGCCTGTCGCCCGATGCCGAGCAAGAGTGGCTCTACCTCGCGGACGGAACGAACCACAAGGTTTGGATCCTGCGCCGCTCCGACCTGGAAGTCGTCGGCGACTTCGGACGAGGTGGTCGCCAGGTCGGCCAGTTCCTGCGTCCGCATGGCATGAGCGTGGATTCGCAAGGCAACATCTACGTGGGTGAGGCGTCCACGGGTCGGCGTGTGCAGAAGTTCACTGTCTCGGGCGGCTGATCTGAGTCGGTATCTCACGAACGGGCGCCACTTGCGTGCCTGAGGCGCATGGAGCGAGCGCGAGTGCCCAAGCCACTCCGACCGTCTCGATCGAAGGCCGCGTGATCGACGCGGTCGCGCTCACCCCTGTTCCCGGAGCCGTGATCCGGCACCTGTCTTCATCGGCCACGGCCGTCGCCGACAACGAGGGGCGCTTTTCTCTCGAAGTGGAAACCATCGGTGTGTACGTGCTCCGGGTGGAGCAACTCGGCTACGAGGACTCTCAAGCGGTGCTGCCTTCCACCGCGCCCATCGAGTTCACGACGATCTCGATACAGCCGAAGCCGATCGAACTGCAGGGCCTCGAGGTCAGCGTCGCGAGCCAGTTCGAACAGAGGCGAACCGCGTCCGCTCGCGAGGTCAGGGTTCTCGATCACCCATCATTCTCAGCATCAACCTGTTCCTGCTGTTCCGGCCGGAGTGGTTCCACTGGCAGTTCGTGATCATCGCGCTCGGCTACCTCGCCAAGGAGCTCATCCGCTGGGACAAGGGCGGACGTTCGTCGCACATCTTCAACCCGTCCTCGTTCCCGCTCGCCGTCTTCTCACTCGTGCTGATCCTTACCGGCACGACGGACACGACGCTCGGCATCGAAATCGCGACGACGCTGTTCAATCCGCCGCACATGCATTTGTTGATCTTCCTCGTGGCGCTGCCGGCGATGCTGCTCTTCGGCGTTACGACGATGACGCTTTCCGCGGCCGTGACGACGTACCTGTTCGGTCTGGTCTATTTTGGGGTGACGGGCACGTACCTCTTCTTCGACTCCTACATCCCCATCGCGGTTTTTGTAGGGATGACGCTGCTGTTCACCGACCCGTCGACCTCGCCGAGGACGGAGTCGGGACGCGTCTTCTTCGGGGTGCTGTACGGGATGGGCACGATCGGTCTGTTCGGTATCCTGAGGCTCATCGACGCCCCGACGTTCTACGACAAGCTGTTGCCCGTCCCGATCCTGAACATGCTGATTCAGATCATCGATCGATCGGTTACCACGGGGCCGTTCAGGGTGCTGAGTCTGTCCAAGGTGGCCACGGCGCTCAGTGGAACCCAACGGAGGGTGGCGACCGTCGGAATATGAATCCTGATTTTCGCGGCCATCGCCGCCGCCGACGGTGTCGGCGACGATCACCGGGGGCAGTGGGTCCCGTTCTGGCAGACGACATACGCCGAGGGGTCGGAGCGAGCGTGTAACTACCTCGCGGTGCAGCAGCAGAATCTGTGTGAGCGGGGTTCCGGCTGGTCGTGCAACGAACTGGGGATTCTGCTGGTCGTACAGATGCAGGATGAGCAGGAAGCCCTGAGCGTGTGGAGCTACGGCTGCTCATTGGGTTTCTCGGCTGCGTGCGACAACGCGGCACGGATGGAGGCGGGTTCGACGACATTCGCAAGCGCTGCCCTGACGCCGAGCGATCTGCCGATCGTGTTGCGGGGTAGCAAGGGACCGGTCCGGGAGCAAGACCCGGCAGCTCTGTACGCGATGGCGTGCGAGAGGGGGTGGATGAGTGCGTGCGGATCGAGATTCGTGGATCCCGCGCCATGACATGGGGTGGGCATGGGAAAGCTGCTGCGTGGCGTTGGACTAACCCGATTCTCGAGTGGGCGTTCGGGATGGGTGTGTACGGATTCGTTTCCGGCGTCGGGTTCGGCACGCTGCTCTCGCTGAAGGAGGGACGGAAACGGCTGTTCGAGCTCTCGCTTGGGCGCGTCGCGCTCTGGGGCCTCCTGGGCTCCGCCGCGGTTCCGGCTCTCATGGGAACGCTGGGTCTACTTCCCTCAGGGACTCCGGTTGTGGAAATCATTCAGGCGATGTTCGTGACGGGATTTCTCGGCGGGACATTCGCTCCCGGCTCGATCGCGATCGCCCGGCGGGCTCAACTGAAGCCTGGCGAGGAGCTGGGACTTCTGATGGATGACCCTGCCTCCGGGCTATAGGGGCTCGCGTACGCGGCCTCGGACGCGCATGATGGTCGACCTGGATTCGTGCTCCCGGGCGCCTTGCGCGCCGGCACATCACTGACAGGAGTCTCAACGATGCTCAAACGGACCCTCACGCTGAGTCTCGCGGCGTTCGCGGCCGTACTGGTCGCTTCTGCCGACGCATCCGCTCAGGACAACCCACGTTTCGGCGTGTGGAAGCTCAGGTCCGACGCCCCGCCGCCGCAGGTCAACATCATGACCTACGAGCCGTACATGGACGGCGGCATGCGCATCACTGTTGCGTCCACGAACTCTCGCGGTCAGAGCAACGAGTGGGGCTACACCACGATGTTCGACGGCACGTTTCTGCCGGTCGCGGGTCAGGAGAACTCGGAGACGGCGGTCGAGATCGTCGACGACCTGACCACCCGAATCTCCAATCGCCGGGACGGCCGCGTCTATCAGGTGATCATCAATACGCTCTCTGAAGACGGCAATAGCATCAGCAACGAGTATGTGCGCCTCGACGAGAACGGGAAGATCACGCGGGTCACGCACGCGATTTACGACAGGCAACGCTAGGACCGCCCGCTCGGGCCCGAAGTCACGCGCAGCTGCCCCCCCAAACCACGTTAGATGCTGCTCGTGAAACCGATGGATGCGGGGCTCTTGCAAACCCAACCCAGTTGGATACTCGCGGTGCCGGTGATCAGCGCCGGAGCCATGGCGCTTATGTTCTCCGCTGGCTTCGGACTGTACTCGGCCGCGACCGCGCTGGTGGGCACGCTCCAGGGCCTGATCGTGCGGCGGATCGTGGCCGGGGACACGGCGGGGGACACGGCGGCCGGATAGGGCGGAAACCGGCGCCGCTCGGTACGGGGTGGGCTGGCGTCACCCGTACGAATCGCTTATCCCTGGGCAGGCGAGTCTTGCTACCGATCACCGACCCTCAATGGATAGGAGTTCCCATGTCCCGCCGAATCTCTGTTGCGCTTTTTGCGCTCATGCTCGCTGTGCCGCTCGGCCTGAGCGCCCAGCTCCAAGTACGTTCTCAGGGAAGCACCGAAGCGAACGATCCGGACGATGTGCCCGACGTCTCCATCACGGAGATGGAAAGCTCGTTCACGGTGGGCACCGGCCCCGCGGCGGTGGTTTGGGATCCTGGCAACACGGTCAGCGGTGAGTACAACTTGAAGGGCACGTTCACGCTTCTCGAGCCGAGTAGCCACGTCAACTACTACGGTCTGATATTCGGTGGTGGCGATCTCGACAACTCGAGCCAGAACTACCTGTATTTCCTCGTTGCACAAAACGGATCGTTCATCCTGAAGCATCGCGCGGACGACGACGCGGTCCACACCATCGTAAGCGGCACCCCGCACGACGCGGTGACCACGCCCGGCGATGACGGCACCTCGGTCAACGAGCTCGAAGTGCAGGTCGGAGCCGACGAGCTCACTTTTCTCGTGAACGGCACCGTGGTCCTCACCCAGCCGCGGACCGGCATGGCGGCACGTACGGATGGGATCTTCGGCGTGCGCATCAACCATGTGATCCCTGGCGTTACCGTTGCGGGACTCGCCGTCTCGAACTAGAAGGCACGGGAGAACTCTCGGGATCGGGTCGCAGGCGGCGGATGCCTGCGGCCCGGTCGGGCCCTCTCCACGCAGGCAGTGAGGCGAGGGAACTCGCCGTCCCCTCAATAGACCGGTACTGCCGGTCTCTTCTCGCCCGCTGTCACCGCCAGCTGCAACCAGTTCTCCCTGGGTGGCAGGCCACAGACGGAAAACGGGGTGAATACGCACGGCGCATTGTAGGCCCTGTTGAAGTCGATGGTGGTCCACCCTTCTTCGTCCGGGAAGTCGACTCTCAGGTACCGTCCAGCCTGATAGGTCTCGGTCGTGGCCGTGGAATCCCACATCAGGACGAAGAACGACGTGCTGGTCTCGCCTGCGGTCGCAATGAGTGAGTGCTCCCGGCCGTCGAGCTGAAAGACGAGTTCCCCGGGAACGCGATACTCGATCGTTCCGGCGGTTACGTCCGCCACCGTGAGTGTGATCGGCTCCGCGTACGGCTCGAAGCGAGCGGCTACCCGCCAAGCGGTGTCGACCGGGAACGATTCGGGCAACGCGAAGGTGTCTCGCACCGGGAGGTCCGTGTCCCAGACCCGGAGCCAGAGTCGGTCCGTCCCCGGCTCGCCGTGGATGCGCATGCCCAGCGACCCGAGCTCCACCGTGGTGGGATCGTCCGAGCGATCACTGCCCAGCAGGATGGGATCCGTGATCGGATCGCCGTCCAGGATGTTCATGTCGGCGCCCGGAGCTGGCTCGAGCCGGATCTCCTGTCCCGAGCGGTGCAGAGTACCGGCCAGCGGCGGGGAGTCGGCGGGCGGAAGCACGAGGGCCAAGCTCGTATCGGAACCGAACGGGTTGGCCCCCTGCTCCAGCTCCCAAAGCCCGATCCAGAGTAGAGGGCCCGAGGGCGGTGTTACCAACCGCCCCCTACGGTACTCGCGCCACTCCGCGTGCTCCGCTGCGAAGACTGCGACGTCTACGGGTGGTGGAGCCGGCCACTCTTCTGCGATACAACTCGAAAGCAGCGTCGAGAGCGCTGCTGTCACGACTCGTGAGGACATGCACGCAATCTGAGAGGTCCACGAGTCTCGGGCAATCCGCCGCGTCCGCGTCCGCCTGCCAGGTCACCAGCGGGTGTCAGTCGCAACTTTGACACGCAACCATACGGTTGCATATAATGGGGGCATGTTAGACGTATTCGCAGCCGTAGCCGATCCCACGCGGCGCTCGATCCTCGGGCGTCTGCGTGGCGAGGGGGCGCTCTCGGTGTCCTCCTTGGCCCACGTCCTCCCGATTAGCCGACAGGCGGTGACCAAGCATCTCGACGTGCTCGAGAGGGCGGGTCTCATCCGGAAGCGGGTACAGGGCCGGGAGCGGCTCCATGAGCTCGAGGCTGAACCTCTACGCGAGGTTGACGACTGGCTTGCGCCGTATGCAGCGGTGTGGGACGAGCGCCTCGAGCGGCTGCGGATCCACCTCGACGGAGACGGAGATGGAGTCGATGACCGAGCGGGTAGTTGAAAAGACGCTGCACTTTCAGGCGTCCAGGGAGCGAGTGTGGAAGGCGATCAAGGACCCGACCGAGTTGGCCATGTGGTTCGGCGACGAAGCCGAGCTCGATCTCAGGGTGGGTGGGAACGGAGCGATGACGTGGGAGAGCCATGGGCGATACGAGATGCGCGTCGAGGAGGTAGAGGCTCCACGCCGCATAGTGTGGAGCTGGGTGGGCGAGGGGGGAGTCGCGTTCGATGACGCCCAGACGACGCGGGTGGAGTGGGAACTCACCGAGCGCGAGGACGGCGGTACCACGTTGTATCTTCGTGAGTCGGGATTCCTTACGGATTCGAGCCGTCAGGAGAACGACGGCGGGTGGGACCAGGAGCTCGGGGAGCTGGTGGAGCTGCTCGCGTCCTGATACTCGAGTGCCGAGGCCTTCTTGGATTCCGGGTCTCGTGCTCCGAGCGGGCCTACGGGCCGGGAGAATCGAGATGGAAAACGAATGCGGGTGAGGTAGCGTGATTCCCGCTCCGAACCCCCTTCAGCGGTTCCTCGATCACCAGCGGGTGGTGGTCCTGGACGGTGGTTTCGCGACCGAGTTGGAACGCCGAGGCGCGGTGCTCGACTCCGCGCTCTGGTCGGCCCAACTGCTCCTGGACGATCCAGGCGCGCTGGTGGAAGTCCACCGCTCCTTTTTGGAGGCCGGCGCCGACTGCATCGCGACTGCGACGTACCAGGCGAGCTTCGAGGCCTTCGAGGCCGTGGGAGTGCGCCGTGGCGAGGCGGAGCGGCTCATGCTCGGCTCCGTGGCGCTGGCCACCCGGGCGGTTGACGACTTTTGGGCAATTGGCGAGAACCGAGCGGATCGAC from Gemmatimonadota bacterium carries:
- a CDS encoding lytic transglycosylase domain-containing protein, whose translation is MDHRQATDEAWNGRGSPGLTLLLFASIVCAVTVGLYGAHPDEVTAVAAAEPIVAPPQSSIVAASLTEMADELLASPMFRDPEFLAEVGRWVRFWETTHSKWLPTYLERMTWFEDNVDAVLAAHELPWSLRFLPILESGYNPSAVSTASAVGLWQFMEPTARDFDMEVSRLVDERRDPFKSTEAAASFLGRLRTDFGSWFLALAAYNAGPDRIRGILERRAPGAVLSDSLYWAIRHHLPAETRDFVPKFLGAVVVAADPEAHGYEKPQPDPFVFDRVLVAASTSLAAVARAAGTSQEEITRLNPEFISGVTPPSRNTYVRVPVGSAQVVRENALRRLGDGPGS
- a CDS encoding carboxypeptidase-like regulatory domain-containing protein produces the protein MPEAHGASASAQATPTVSIEGRVIDAVALTPVPGAVIRHLSSSATAVADNEGRFSLEVETIGVYVLRVEQLGYEDSQAVLPSTAPIEFTTISIQPKPIELQGLEVSVASQFEQRRTASAREVRVLDHPSFSASTCSCCSGRSGSTGSS
- a CDS encoding helix-turn-helix transcriptional regulator translates to MLDVFAAVADPTRRSILGRLRGEGALSVSSLAHVLPISRQAVTKHLDVLERAGLIRKRVQGRERLHELEAEPLREVDDWLAPYAAVWDERLERLRIHLDGDGDGVDDRAGS
- a CDS encoding DUF1684 domain-containing protein, translating into MSSRVVTAALSTLLSSCIAEEWPAPPPVDVAVFAAEHAEWREYRRGRLVTPPSGPLLWIGLWELEQGANPFGSDTSLALVLPPADSPPLAGTLHRSGQEIRLEPAPGADMNILDGDPITDPILLGSDRSDDPTTVELGSLGMRIHGEPGTDRLWLRVWDTDLPVRDTFALPESFPVDTAWRVAARFEPYAEPITLTVADVTAGTIEYRVPGELVFQLDGREHSLIATAGETSTSFFVLMWDSTATTETYQAGRYLRVDFPDEEGWTTIDFNRAYNAPCVFTPFSVCGLPPRENWLQLAVTAGEKRPAVPVY
- a CDS encoding isoprenylcysteine carboxylmethyltransferase family protein, with product MVVASRQFRTAQTGINPFEKPSALVATGPFSASRNPMYLCMVLILLGAAIAWGTMSPFLILPPFVLVLSRRFISVEEAAMSEAFGAEYEEYKKRVRRWI
- a CDS encoding SRPBCC domain-containing protein → MTERVVEKTLHFQASRERVWKAIKDPTELAMWFGDEAELDLRVGGNGAMTWESHGRYEMRVEEVEAPRRIVWSWVGEGGVAFDDAQTTRVEWELTEREDGGTTLYLRESGFLTDSSRQENDGGWDQELGELVELLAS